From the Anaeromyxobacter dehalogenans 2CP-1 genome, the window AGGAGGAGGCGACGAGGATCCGCAGGATCTGGGCCTCGGTGGGCCGCACCGGCGTGCTCACGCCGGTGGTGGACTTCGACCCCGTCCGCCTCTCCGGCGCGATGGTCGCGCGCGCCACGCTGCACAACGAGGACGAGATGCGCCGCAAGGACATCCTCGAGGGCGACTGGGTGCTGGTGCGGCGCGCCGGCGAGGTGATCCCGGAGGTGGTGAAGCCGCTCCCCGAGCGCCGGACCGGCGCGGAGCAGCCGTTCCGGTTCCCGGCCGAGTGCCCGGTGTGCGGCGCGCGCGTGGTCCGCGAGGAGGGCGAGAAGGTCTACCGCTGCACGGGCGCCGCCTGCCCGGCGCAGCTCGTCGGTCGGCTCTGCCACTTCGCGCAGCGCCGTGCGCTCGACATCGAGGGGCTGGGCGAGAAGCTCGCCGCCGGCCTGGTGGAGCGCGGGCAGGTGAAGGACTTCGCCGACCTGTACGCGGTGCCGTTCGAGGTGTGGCAGCAGCTGTTCAGCCGCCCGCGCAAGGAGCAGGACGCGGGGGCGGCGCGCGAGCTGCCGGAGAAGAGCGCGCAGAACATGGTCGCGGCGCTGGAGCGGTCGCGCAAGACGACGCTCAGGCGCTTCCTGTTCGCGCTCGGGATCCCGCAGGTGGGCGAGGCGACCGCGGCCACGCTGGCGCGCCACTTCGGCGACCTCGCGCGCGTCATGGACGCGGACGAGGAGGCGCTGAAGGGCGTCCGCGACGTGGGCCCGGAGACCGCCGCGGAGATCCGCGCCTGGACGCAGGAGCCGCAGAACCGGCGGGTGGTCGAGCGGCTCCTCGCCGCCGGGGTGACGCCCGAGGCCGAGGTGGTGGAGGCGCGCGGCCCGTTTGCCGGCAAGACGGTGGTGCTCACCGGCGGGCTCTCGACGATGTCGCGCGACGACGCCAAGGCGGAGATCGAGCGGCGCGGGGGCAAGGTGTCGGGCAGCGTCTCGCGCAAGACCTACCTGGTGGTGGCCGGGGAGGACGCCGGCTCCAAGCTGGAGAAGGCGCGATCGCTGGGCGTTCGGATCGCCGGCGAGGAGGAGTTCGTGCGCCTGCTGAAGGAGTGAGGGCGATGGCCGATCGGGTCCGTGCGCGCATCGTGGTGTCCGGCCGCGTCCAGGGCGTGGCCTTCCGCCAGTCCACGGCGGACGAGGCGCGTCGCCTGGGGGTGGAGGGCTGGGTCCGCAACCTGCCCGACGGCCGGGTGGAGGCCGAGGCCGAAGGAGGGCGCACCGCGGTGGGCGCGCTCGTCCGCTGGTGCCACGCGGGCCCGCCCGCCGCGCGGGTGGATCGGGTCGAGGTGGAGTGGGTGGAGCCCGCCGGCGGCCTGGGCGCCTTCGAGATCCGCTTCTGAGGCCGGGCTCGGTCGGGGCGGGCGTGCCGCGGCCGCGCGCTGCGGGCTCGACCCGGGCCGCCGCCCGTGCTATTCAGGCCGGCTCCGCAGGAAACCGCCGTCAGATCCGGCGGTTCGCACCTCCAGCCGGCGGGCGACACGCGGTTCGAACCCGCGGCCCGAAGGGACATGAAGACCGACCTCGCGCTCTCCTCGTCCGCGCTCGACGAGCTCGTCCTCCAGGCGCAGAAGCCCTC encodes:
- a CDS encoding acylphosphatase; its protein translation is MADRVRARIVVSGRVQGVAFRQSTADEARRLGVEGWVRNLPDGRVEAEAEGGRTAVGALVRWCHAGPPAARVDRVEVEWVEPAGGLGAFEIRF
- the ligA gene encoding NAD-dependent DNA ligase LigA, coding for MKKADASARARELRDRIRAADHAYYVLDQPLLADAEYDRLMHELQALEAEHPELVTADSPTQRVSGAPSERFERVVHREPMLSLGNVQSDDELHEFDARVRRLLGLPDGEPVGYVVEPKLDGLAVELVYRDGAFTSGSTRGDGVNGEDVTANLRVVGGLGANRGVPHALEGRPPPRVEVRGEVLLFKEHFEAMNRQLVRAGEEPFANPRNAAAGTLRQLDWRVTARRPLSFIAYEALLPGGDPWRTHWEKLEELAAWGFETNAENRRCRGLAEVLAYRDRMAERRFELPYDTDGIVVKVDDLDWRRRLGAASKFPRWAVAFKYPPQEEATRIRRIWASVGRTGVLTPVVDFDPVRLSGAMVARATLHNEDEMRRKDILEGDWVLVRRAGEVIPEVVKPLPERRTGAEQPFRFPAECPVCGARVVREEGEKVYRCTGAACPAQLVGRLCHFAQRRALDIEGLGEKLAAGLVERGQVKDFADLYAVPFEVWQQLFSRPRKEQDAGAARELPEKSAQNMVAALERSRKTTLRRFLFALGIPQVGEATAATLARHFGDLARVMDADEEALKGVRDVGPETAAEIRAWTQEPQNRRVVERLLAAGVTPEAEVVEARGPFAGKTVVLTGGLSTMSRDDAKAEIERRGGKVSGSVSRKTYLVVAGEDAGSKLEKARSLGVRIAGEEEFVRLLKE